TAGTCGCTGTCGGTGGTCTCGACGTCGTAGCCGAAGTCGTCGCGGTCGTACTCCTCCTGGACGTGTTCCTCACCGAGCCGAGCGGCCTCCTTGTTGTTCTCGACGATCGACTGGCCCTTGTTGCCGAAGCGCTTTTCGAGCGCCTCGTCGAGGTTCTCGATCGGGAAGTTCGCCACCTCGCACGCGGCCCCGAGCGCCACGATGTTCTGCATGATCGCGCCGCCGGCGTCCTCGGCGAGCGATTTCAGCGGCACGGGGAGGTCGATCATCCCCTCGGGGGCCTCGAAGTCCTCCATCATCGTGCGCTCGCCGTCGTAGATGATGATCGAGCCCTCGTGGAGTTCGTCCATGTTCTCCTCGACCGTGCGCTGGGTCAGCGCGATCAGGATGTCGAGCCGGTCGACGACGCTCTCGACCTGCGCGGTCGAGCTCCGGACCTTGTAGGCCGTATAGCCCCCCCGGATGCGCGAGGCGAAGTCCTTCGAGGTGAAGACGTGTCGGCCCGCGCGCGAGAGCGCTTGGGCGAAGATCTTGCCGGTGGAGTTGATCCCGTCGCCGGCTTCCCCGCCGATGGCCCAGTTTAGATCGTCTGGCATGTGCTTGAACCGCGTACGCCATCTGCGGAGGAAAAGGCTTCGGAACACTGACCGAAGTCCCTTTGGCCGAAACCCACCGAGACCAGCCATGGAACCAACACCGACGACCGTCGAGGGGGTTCGCGACGTCGGCCCGGACACCGTCGCGCTCGACCTCTCGACGCCCGCCGGGTTCGACGCCCAACCGGGCCAGTTCGTCAAACTCACGCTCGACGTCGACGGGAAGTCGGAGTCGCGCTTTTACACCCTCTCCTCGCCCGAGGTCGCCGAGACCTTCGAGGTCACGGTCGGGATCGACCCCGACGGCGACCTCGGCCCCCGACTCGCGAGCCTCGAACCGGGCGAGGAGATCGAGGTCGCGGGACCGTTCGGCAGCGCCCACTACGAGGGGGAATCGTCCATCACCGTGCTCGCCGGCGGTCCGGGCGTGGGCCCCGCCGTCGGGGTCGCCGAACGCGCACTCCACGACGGCGGCGCGGCGAGCGTCGTCTATCGCGACGACGACCCCGCCCACCGCGAGCGCCTCGACGCGCTCCGCGAGTCGGGCGCGTTCGTCGCGGTGCTCGACCCCGAAACCGACCTCTCCGATGCCGTCGCGGACGCGCTCGAAACCACCCCCGACGCCCAGGCGTTCGTCTACGGTTTCGCCGACTTCCTCGACGTCGCCACCGAGGCGCTCGCGGCCGCCGGCGGCGACCCCGACGACGCGAAGGTCGAGAACTTCGGGTAACCTGCCCCCACCTCTCGAACGCCCACCTTTCACGTCCCCACCTTTTGCTGCGGTCGGCCGCGAAGCGGCCTCCCTGGCAAAATGTGGATCAAAAGCCTCCTCCTTCCCTCCGGTCAGTCGTCGGCCCGCTCGCTCCCTCCGGTCGCTCGCGGTACAACCCCTACGACCCCGCGACCACCCCACACCGCAACCGCTTCCGCCGAAGCCCTCGGCTGCGAGGCGCGAGCGAAGCGACGCGCCTCGATACGAACGGGGAACGAAGTGACCCGTGAGCCGCGCGCCTCGCCCTTCATCCGCCAGGACTGCTCCGCTGGCCGCCCCGCACCCGCCACCGCCCCGCGACCGCCGGCCGCACCGCGGTGGCCGCCGCCGCACCGCCGCCACCGTGCCGCTACTCGGCCGACCCGAAGACCCGAGATCGAGCGGAACGGTGGGTTGATAGTCGGGCCGGTGGTATGTCACACATGAACGTTCGCGACTGGCAGGATATCCTCTCGGATATCACGGAATCGGGTGCGGACGCGGGTGGCTGGCGCGCGGTCGCGGGAAATCGGGCTTCCGGTATCGGCGAGGACATGTACCTCGGCCACCCCTCGGCGGGGGTCTACCAGCTCAAGACCTACGCCAAGAACCCCTTCGAGGTCCGCGGCGTCGGCACCCGCGTGGCCCGCCGGATCGACGACGACCTCGACTCACTCTTCCCCGACGAAGACGCGGGCCGCTTCGGCGTCCAGTCCCCGATGACCGACGAGAACGAGGCGACCGAGGCCGCTCGCGACCTCGAAAGCGTGCTCGAAGCCCACTCCGACGCGCCGACGACCCCCGGTGACCTCTTCGAGGACGTGATGGGCGCGCTCGACAGCCCCGCCTACGGCCCGATGGAACACGATTCCTACGGGCGGCCCGACGGACTCGACGAGCTCTCGGGGACCTTCGAGGAGGCCGAACGCCTCCTCAACACCGAACTCGACGACCTCGTGGACGCCGACGAGACCAACCGCGGATTTCAGTAACCCGCGGCCCCTCGATCCCCCCAGATGACCGCCGAAACCACCATCGAAGCCTACTACGACGCCCTCCGTACCGGCGACCCGCTCCCGCCCTTCTTCGACCTCGACGAGTCGAACGTCAAGTTCGGCATCGGCGAACGCCTCGTCGGCGAGGAGATCGGGGAGGGACTCCGCGAACAGACCCGCACCACCCGCGAGTGGACCGTCGAGAGCCACACCCTCCGCGTCACCGAACACGACGACGTCGCGTGGTTCTCAGATCGGGTTCGAATGGCGTGGACCGACGACGAGGGCGAGCGCCACGACCACGAGACCCGCTGGAGCGGCACCCTCGTCCACGATCCCGACGCCACCGACGCGGACACCGACTGGCGATTCGTCGGGATGCACGTCAGTCTACCCGGTGAGGCGTGATGGTCGGGCCCGTCTCGCGCGAGGAGCGCCTCAGCGTCTCCCGTCGCCTCAAGATCGGGTTCGTGCTCCTCGTCGGAGCCTCGGCCGGCCTCATCACGTTTCAGGGCGATCCCACACTCCCCGTGGTCGCGCTCGCGGTGCTGGTCGGGCTAGTAGTAGGGGTACTCCTCGTGTTGTTCGCCTTCCCACAGGGATTCGCCTTCCGGGATTAGGCCACTCGCGCGAGCCACTTCCCGGGCGCGTCGAGTTCGGCGTCCGTCGGCAGGTTCTCGGGTCGCTCCCAGACGACGCTCGCCGCTTCGAGCCCGCGCGCGTCCACGACGTCCTCGAAGAAGGCCTTCCCGCGCTCGTACTGCCGGCGTTTCATTCCCATCCCGAGGAGTCGGCGCACGAGCTGTGAGACCGGCCCCTTGCCGCCCCGGCGGGCCTCGACTTTCCGCCGGAGGTCCTCGTACTCGTCGTCGAACGCCCGGTCCATCAGGAGTTCGGCGTAGCCCTCGACCGCGGTCATCGCGGCGTTCACTTCCCGAAAGGCCTCGCGGTCGATGCTGCCCTCGCCGAGCGCCGCGACGCTGCGCTCCATCCGGTCCTCGAGGTGGCCCGAGAGCCACGGTGCGGCCCCGAACTCGGCGGCGTGGGTCACCTCGTGGAAGGCGATCCACCGGCGAAAGCGCTCCTCGGAGACGTCGAGTTCGTCGGCGACCCGGACGATGTTGGGGTGGACGAAGTAGAGCGCGTGGTCCTCAGCGGGGGCGTCGGCGAGCAGGAGCGGGTCGTACTGGCCGAGGACGTTGTTCGCGAGGAAGGAGAGCGCGACCGTCATCGAGCCGGTGTTGAGAACGCGCGCGAATCCCAGATCCGGCGCGAAGCCCCGGGTTTCGGTTTCGAGGGTGCCCATCA
The Halococcus hamelinensis 100A6 genome window above contains:
- a CDS encoding FAD-dependent oxidoreductase, whose protein sequence is MEPTPTTVEGVRDVGPDTVALDLSTPAGFDAQPGQFVKLTLDVDGKSESRFYTLSSPEVAETFEVTVGIDPDGDLGPRLASLEPGEEIEVAGPFGSAHYEGESSITVLAGGPGVGPAVGVAERALHDGGAASVVYRDDDPAHRERLDALRESGAFVAVLDPETDLSDAVADALETTPDAQAFVYGFADFLDVATEALAAAGGDPDDAKVENFG
- a CDS encoding nuclear transport factor 2 family protein; its protein translation is MTAETTIEAYYDALRTGDPLPPFFDLDESNVKFGIGERLVGEEIGEGLREQTRTTREWTVESHTLRVTEHDDVAWFSDRVRMAWTDDEGERHDHETRWSGTLVHDPDATDADTDWRFVGMHVSLPGEA
- a CDS encoding zinc-dependent metalloprotease, which translates into the protein MNLYDSVRAVAEASGEGLIDWNAVTRAARSAVDPGDLSLSAATRSGYARDVRDARTRIQEVSAVEFDLPDVVEVQNRHHWVDANIATFERVMGTLETETRGFAPDLGFARVLNTGSMTVALSFLANNVLGQYDPLLLADAPAEDHALYFVHPNIVRVADELDVSEERFRRWIAFHEVTHAAEFGAAPWLSGHLEDRMERSVAALGEGSIDREAFREVNAAMTAVEGYAELLMDRAFDDEYEDLRRKVEARRGGKGPVSQLVRRLLGMGMKRRQYERGKAFFEDVVDARGLEAASVVWERPENLPTDAELDAPGKWLARVA